One genomic region from Vibrio sp. STUT-A11 encodes:
- a CDS encoding CoA-transferase: protein MVTKLTAEQAAEWIEDGDAVLLGGFIGSVVPEAIERAIGERFRDTQSPRDLTLLFAAGQGDGQGRAINHLAEQGLVKCAIGGHWGLVPKLQQLAVDNLIQGYNLPQGIISHLLRDTAAGKLGTVSKVGLGTFVDPRLEGGKINQATSDDWVELIELGGEEHLFYHKLPVTVSILRGTTADENGNITMEDECLIVESLAAAQAARNNGGKVIVQVKQIVPAGKLDPHAVKIPGIFVDAVVVCEDPTEHMQTFATMMNPEFVGIENVSDNVTKNSFSSTQSKLDAKTIIARRAAMELKPNSILNLGIGTPEYIAEVAKQADILDQFTLTVEPGAVGGMPQSGLDFGAARLPQAIIGQDQMFDFYDGGGVDQAFLGLAQSDVTGNINVSRFGSKIAGCGGFINITQNAKQVYFCGTFTAQGLAVEVDNQAVSIAQEGKQKKFIKRVEQITFSAAQALNKNKPVMYITERAVFQLSPSGLELIEIAPGVDLDKDILQRMEFTPVISPSLKVMPNAIFQPSFELTL from the coding sequence GTGGTTACTAAATTGACAGCAGAACAAGCGGCAGAGTGGATTGAAGATGGCGACGCGGTCTTACTGGGTGGTTTTATCGGTAGCGTAGTACCGGAAGCGATTGAAAGAGCAATAGGCGAACGTTTTAGAGACACTCAGTCACCGCGAGATTTAACGCTGTTATTTGCTGCAGGCCAAGGAGACGGTCAAGGCCGGGCAATCAACCACTTAGCGGAACAAGGGTTAGTGAAATGCGCTATTGGCGGGCACTGGGGGCTGGTTCCTAAACTTCAGCAGTTAGCGGTAGATAACCTCATACAAGGATACAACTTACCGCAGGGTATCATCTCCCACTTACTCCGAGATACGGCGGCAGGTAAGTTGGGCACCGTGAGTAAAGTTGGCTTAGGTACCTTTGTGGACCCGCGTTTAGAGGGTGGAAAAATAAATCAGGCGACGTCCGATGATTGGGTAGAACTGATTGAGCTCGGTGGAGAGGAGCATCTTTTTTATCATAAGCTACCTGTGACGGTGTCTATCCTTCGCGGAACGACCGCAGATGAGAATGGCAACATTACCATGGAAGATGAATGCTTGATCGTCGAAAGTCTGGCGGCGGCACAAGCGGCACGTAACAACGGCGGTAAGGTCATTGTACAGGTCAAACAAATAGTGCCAGCCGGAAAACTTGACCCTCATGCGGTTAAGATTCCGGGAATCTTCGTCGATGCGGTTGTTGTGTGTGAAGATCCAACGGAGCACATGCAAACTTTCGCAACCATGATGAACCCCGAGTTTGTTGGTATTGAAAATGTAAGTGACAACGTCACAAAAAACTCATTCTCATCGACCCAATCAAAGCTTGACGCAAAAACCATCATTGCCCGCCGAGCGGCAATGGAGCTTAAACCCAACTCCATTCTCAATTTGGGCATTGGTACGCCGGAATACATTGCTGAGGTCGCTAAGCAAGCCGACATACTTGATCAATTTACCTTAACCGTAGAACCCGGAGCAGTAGGTGGGATGCCGCAAAGCGGTCTCGATTTTGGTGCTGCTCGTTTACCTCAGGCGATTATCGGCCAAGACCAGATGTTTGATTTTTATGATGGTGGTGGTGTTGACCAAGCCTTTCTCGGATTGGCGCAAAGTGACGTTACTGGGAATATAAACGTATCACGCTTTGGTAGTAAAATCGCTGGCTGTGGCGGCTTTATTAACATTACTCAAAACGCCAAACAGGTTTACTTCTGTGGCACCTTTACCGCGCAAGGCCTAGCAGTGGAAGTGGACAATCAGGCTGTTAGTATCGCCCAAGAAGGGAAGCAGAAGAAGTTCATCAAGCGGGTTGAGCAAATCACTTTCAGCGCAGCCCAAGCATTAAACAAAAATAAACCGGTAATGTACATTACTGAGCGTGCCGTGTTCCAACTCTCTCCGTCTGGATTAGAGCTGATTGAAATCGCCCCTGGGGTGGATTTAGACAAAGACATCCTTCAGCGGATGGAGTTCACACCTGTCATCAGCCCGTCACTGAAAGTAATGCCAAATGCCATCTTCCAGCCATCATTCGAACTTACTTTATAA
- a CDS encoding LysR family transcriptional regulator yields the protein MVANLLSSRQPILDKIVFFCAVVRLGSFREAALQQGISPAAGSRWVKELEESLSVELIKRSTRQLVTTQAGQLLYDKFAPLLPDIASLCEEVQNLAEEQQGEIKLSSTPLFARQYLTKIVAEYMTLHPQVNFKIFIEAGEFDPLNVDFAFRASASYQGEPEKDSLLVKRRMLREPLYLCASKYYLEQHGTPENPQDLSQHRCLYARTLVGGNRWCFEYQGEVEIVTICDTLECDNSEMLLDLALEHAGIAYLPHSLVSDSIERGELVHILQDHHCASFDINMFYRPRSPMPERCSGFKEYLYRRVGELCDHS from the coding sequence CCTAGATAAAATTGTGTTTTTCTGCGCGGTTGTCCGGTTAGGCTCGTTTCGAGAAGCCGCGTTGCAGCAAGGGATCTCGCCTGCCGCAGGAAGCCGCTGGGTGAAAGAGCTCGAAGAGTCGCTGTCGGTTGAGCTGATAAAGCGAAGCACTCGCCAGCTTGTGACCACACAAGCAGGTCAGCTTCTGTATGATAAATTCGCCCCTTTACTGCCAGATATCGCCAGTTTATGCGAAGAGGTGCAAAATCTGGCAGAGGAACAACAGGGTGAAATAAAGCTTTCTTCGACGCCCTTATTCGCCCGGCAATATTTAACTAAAATTGTTGCAGAGTATATGACGCTGCACCCGCAGGTGAATTTCAAAATATTCATTGAAGCGGGGGAATTTGATCCTCTCAATGTTGATTTTGCCTTTCGTGCCAGCGCGAGTTATCAGGGTGAACCAGAGAAAGACTCGTTACTCGTTAAGCGCCGCATGTTACGAGAGCCTTTGTATTTGTGTGCTTCCAAATACTACCTGGAGCAGCATGGAACGCCTGAAAATCCTCAAGACCTCAGCCAACATCGCTGTTTGTATGCTCGAACGCTGGTGGGTGGGAATCGTTGGTGCTTTGAGTATCAGGGAGAGGTAGAAATCGTGACCATTTGTGACACCCTGGAGTGTGACAACAGTGAAATGCTCTTGGATCTTGCCTTGGAACACGCCGGCATTGCCTATCTTCCGCACTCTTTGGTCTCTGACTCAATAGAGAGAGGTGAGCTTGTTCATATCCTGCAAGATCACCACTGTGCCAGTTTCGATATCAATATGTTTTACCGTCCACGCTCACCAATGCCAGAGCGTTGCAGTGGTTTCAAAGAATACCTCTATAGACGAGTAGGAGAGCTATGCGATCATTCCTAA
- a CDS encoding beta-ketoacyl-ACP reductase, whose amino-acid sequence MFENKVCLVTGAAQGIGRAIVERFANNGAQCVYALDVNAQTLQSAFSDNENVKPVVINICDRQAIQLLVENIRETHGRIDVLVNNAGVTRDALLEKMTEQDWDLVIDVNLKGVFNLTQAVAPIMMANNYGSIVTMSSVVGTDGNIGQSNYAATKGGVIAMTKGWAKEFARKGAQVRANCVAPGFIETPMTADLPTKVLELMKQKTPLGRMGTSEDITNGVEFLASDKSSFITGQVLKIDGGLVL is encoded by the coding sequence ATGTTTGAAAACAAAGTCTGCTTAGTCACTGGCGCGGCGCAAGGTATCGGCCGAGCGATTGTGGAACGATTTGCCAACAATGGCGCACAGTGTGTTTACGCCTTGGATGTCAACGCTCAAACTTTGCAAAGTGCGTTTAGTGACAACGAAAATGTTAAACCAGTGGTCATCAATATTTGTGACAGACAGGCCATTCAACTTTTGGTTGAAAACATCAGAGAAACCCATGGTCGAATCGATGTGTTAGTGAATAACGCTGGAGTTACCCGCGACGCACTATTGGAAAAAATGACGGAACAAGACTGGGACTTGGTGATCGACGTTAACCTCAAAGGTGTTTTTAATCTCACTCAAGCAGTTGCACCAATTATGATGGCAAACAATTATGGCTCTATTGTCACCATGTCTTCGGTAGTGGGGACCGACGGTAATATTGGACAGTCTAACTACGCAGCAACCAAAGGTGGCGTGATCGCGATGACGAAAGGCTGGGCTAAAGAGTTTGCTCGTAAAGGTGCCCAAGTTCGCGCTAACTGTGTTGCTCCTGGTTTTATTGAGACCCCGATGACAGCCGACTTACCTACCAAAGTCCTCGAACTCATGAAACAGAAGACACCGCTCGGCAGAATGGGCACCTCAGAAGATATCACCAATGGCGTCGAATTTTTGGCCAGTGACAAGTCTAGCTTTATTACTGGTCAGGTGTTAAAGATCGATGGCGGCTTAGTTTTGTAA
- a CDS encoding MurR/RpiR family transcriptional regulator has protein sequence MTNNNSLSARITEHYSSLSEGNRRIADFLQVNPEKILMLSTSEIAEECLVSKTSVSRFIRKLGYNDHVALRNEMMSERDKGNPVITGELQDTGFCQDAISLEKLWMQLAEGNTTHIIRKLATAKRIKIIGYRNSYPLAMHFRQQLAQCRQGVELLPLPGQTIGEDLASINEDDFVILFGIRRRVANFERIVEFLKPYDCLLITDQSGQKYASTVNEVFVCYMNNELPLDSYAVPMSLIHYFVNETFILLKEEASNLSQTISANYHQLSELE, from the coding sequence ATGACGAACAACAACTCATTAAGTGCCCGTATTACGGAGCATTACTCTTCACTCAGTGAGGGGAATAGAAGGATTGCGGATTTCCTTCAGGTGAACCCCGAAAAAATACTGATGTTATCTACCAGTGAAATTGCTGAGGAATGCTTGGTATCCAAGACAAGTGTCAGCCGTTTTATTCGCAAACTTGGTTATAACGATCATGTCGCGTTGAGAAATGAGATGATGTCTGAGCGGGATAAAGGCAACCCGGTAATCACTGGTGAGCTGCAGGATACAGGCTTTTGCCAGGATGCAATTTCGCTAGAAAAGTTATGGATGCAGTTAGCGGAAGGAAACACTACGCACATTATCAGAAAGCTAGCGACTGCAAAGCGGATAAAAATTATTGGTTATCGTAATAGCTATCCATTAGCCATGCATTTTCGCCAACAACTAGCCCAATGTCGTCAGGGCGTCGAGCTGTTGCCTCTTCCGGGACAAACCATTGGTGAAGATTTAGCGTCGATAAACGAAGACGACTTTGTCATTTTGTTCGGTATTCGTCGTCGCGTTGCGAACTTTGAGCGAATTGTTGAGTTTCTTAAACCCTATGATTGTTTATTGATCACCGATCAATCGGGGCAGAAGTATGCGTCGACGGTAAACGAGGTTTTCGTTTGCTATATGAATAATGAACTACCACTAGACAGTTACGCGGTTCCGATGAGTCTTATTCACTACTTTGTAAATGAAACTTTTATATTGCTAAAAGAAGAGGCTTCAAACCTCAGTCAAACGATCAGCGCTAATTATCATCAGTTGAGCGAATTGGAATAA